One window from the genome of Sphingomicrobium arenosum encodes:
- a CDS encoding Lrp/AsnC family transcriptional regulator, whose amino-acid sequence MDEIDARLIAALERNARASMTALARVTGLSRSATHDRIARLEERGVIRGYRAEVDAEAAGLVEAMLTVRFAAGQDNDAFAEAITAYDHVARVHCVTGEDDIVLHARAATTSAINALRQKIAATEGVASISTATILSTRVPR is encoded by the coding sequence ATGGACGAGATCGACGCCCGGCTGATCGCTGCCCTAGAGCGCAATGCCCGCGCCAGCATGACCGCGCTGGCGCGCGTCACCGGCCTGTCGCGCAGCGCGACGCACGACCGGATAGCGCGGCTCGAGGAGCGCGGCGTCATTCGCGGCTATCGCGCCGAGGTGGATGCCGAGGCGGCGGGGCTCGTCGAGGCGATGCTCACGGTGCGTTTTGCCGCGGGTCAGGACAATGACGCGTTTGCCGAGGCGATCACCGCTTATGATCATGTCGCCCGGGTCCATTGCGTGACGGGCGAGGACGATATCGTGCTGCACGCGCGCGCCGCGACGACGAGCGCCATCAACGCGCTGCGCCAGAAAATCGCGGCCACCGAAGGGGTGGCGTCCATCTCGACCGCGACGATCCTGTCGACCCGCGTGCCGCGCTAG
- a CDS encoding pyridoxal phosphate-dependent decarboxylase family protein gives MTHHFDAAGTAALSRRLATALAPIEEGRASASPSFDESAFLADLAAQDFANPRPLEEVEDWVIRAFASGNVQMTHPGYVGLFNPAPFEAARRADLIAAGFNPQLAVRSHAIAAAEVEAHVVRAWTRRIGWGEGADGHFTSGGAEANATALQAALMHVAPQIAEEGMAAIAEPRFYISAESHLAWLKIAHQAGLGRRAVVLVPTDGVGRMDAKALADVIAGDRAAGRTPLMIAATAGTTNAGAVDPLHACADIAARERLWLHVDAAWGGALLASNRLRDTLDGIARADSVTLDAHKWLGATMGTGMFLTAHPEHLAKAFNVATSYMPSADAGVDPYLNGYQWSRRALGLRLYMVMAQLGWDGLAAHVEQAVARCDKLAARLEAEGWVRRNGKAMAVACMVPPDGGAEVATIVERVIASGQAWLSLARFEGEPVLRFCLTNGLTDEAAIERIAAAILEAAQL, from the coding sequence ATGACCCATCACTTCGACGCCGCAGGCACCGCCGCCCTTTCCCGCCGCCTCGCGACCGCGCTCGCCCCGATCGAGGAGGGACGCGCGAGCGCCTCGCCGAGCTTCGACGAGTCCGCCTTCCTCGCCGACCTCGCCGCACAGGATTTCGCAAACCCGCGCCCGCTCGAAGAGGTCGAGGATTGGGTCATCCGCGCCTTCGCGAGCGGCAATGTGCAGATGACGCATCCCGGCTATGTCGGCCTGTTCAACCCCGCGCCCTTCGAGGCGGCGAGACGGGCCGACCTCATCGCGGCAGGATTCAATCCTCAACTCGCGGTGCGCAGCCATGCCATCGCCGCCGCCGAGGTGGAGGCGCATGTCGTGCGCGCATGGACCCGGCGCATCGGCTGGGGTGAAGGCGCGGACGGCCATTTTACCAGCGGCGGGGCGGAGGCCAATGCGACAGCGCTGCAAGCGGCGCTGATGCACGTCGCGCCGCAGATTGCCGAAGAGGGCATGGCGGCGATTGCCGAACCGCGCTTCTATATCAGTGCCGAGAGCCATCTCGCCTGGCTCAAGATCGCGCATCAGGCGGGGCTGGGGCGACGTGCGGTGGTGCTGGTGCCGACCGACGGGGTGGGACGAATGGACGCGAAGGCGCTGGCGGATGTCATCGCCGGGGACCGTGCGGCGGGCCGTACCCCGCTGATGATCGCGGCGACCGCGGGTACGACCAATGCCGGCGCCGTGGATCCGCTCCATGCCTGCGCCGACATCGCCGCGCGAGAGAGGCTCTGGCTCCACGTCGATGCGGCATGGGGCGGGGCGCTGCTGGCGTCGAACCGGCTGCGCGACACGCTCGACGGGATCGCGCGCGCCGACAGCGTGACGCTCGATGCGCACAAATGGCTCGGCGCGACGATGGGCACGGGCATGTTCCTCACCGCGCATCCCGAGCATCTCGCCAAAGCCTTCAACGTGGCGACGAGCTATATGCCGAGCGCCGATGCGGGGGTGGATCCCTATCTCAACGGTTATCAATGGTCGCGCCGCGCGCTCGGCCTGAGGCTCTACATGGTGATGGCGCAGCTCGGCTGGGACGGGCTTGCCGCGCATGTCGAACAGGCGGTCGCGCGCTGCGACAAGCTCGCCGCGCGGCTCGAGGCCGAAGGCTGGGTCCGGCGCAACGGCAAAGCGATGGCGGTTGCCTGCATGGTACCGCCCGATGGCGGCGCGGAGGTCGCCACCATCGTAGAGCGCGTCATCGCAAGCGGCCAGGCCTGGCTGTCGCTGGCCCGCTTCGAGGGCGAGCCGGTCCTGCGCTTCTGCCTCACCAACGGCCTGACCGACGAGGCGGCGATCGAGCGGATCGCGGCGGCGATCCTCGAGGCGGCTCAGTTATAG
- a CDS encoding ammonium transporter: MIDSGDTAWLLTATLLVMLMILPGLALFYGGLVRAKNLLSVMSQVMGVAALVMILWVLWGYSLAFSGTGKFVGDLKLAGLVGVGPDDASGTIPTLLFAAFQMTFAAITAALIVGAVVERMRFSAMLAFAAAFLTLVYAPIAHMVWADGGLILGMDAIDFAGGTVVHINAGIAGLVAVAFVGKRRGFLKDAMPPHSLALALIGTGLLWVGWFGFNAGSALGAGGLAALAMLNSFIAPAAGVLAWMAAERVRSGKASLLGGASGAVAGLVAITPAAGVSGPLGALLLGAVSGLGCYGFVGVAKHKLRLDDSLDVFGIHGLGGIIGSIGLVVAGLPALGGQGDYALLPQLGVQVASVAIAIAWSGGGSALILFALRAVMPLRVDSEDEQLGLDLAEHGERAYN; the protein is encoded by the coding sequence ATGATCGACAGCGGCGATACCGCCTGGCTTCTGACCGCGACATTGCTTGTCATGCTCATGATCCTGCCCGGGCTGGCGCTATTCTATGGCGGGTTGGTGCGCGCCAAGAACCTTTTGTCGGTGATGAGCCAGGTGATGGGGGTCGCCGCGCTGGTCATGATCCTGTGGGTGCTGTGGGGCTACAGCCTCGCTTTCTCAGGGACAGGAAAGTTCGTGGGCGACTTGAAGCTCGCGGGTCTCGTCGGCGTCGGCCCCGACGATGCCAGCGGCACGATCCCGACGCTGCTCTTCGCCGCCTTCCAGATGACCTTTGCCGCCATCACCGCCGCCCTGATCGTCGGCGCGGTGGTCGAGCGGATGCGCTTTTCCGCCATGCTCGCCTTCGCCGCAGCCTTCCTCACCCTCGTCTACGCCCCCATCGCGCACATGGTCTGGGCTGACGGCGGCCTCATCCTCGGCATGGACGCGATCGATTTTGCGGGCGGCACGGTGGTGCATATCAATGCAGGGATCGCGGGCCTCGTCGCGGTCGCTTTCGTCGGCAAGCGGCGCGGCTTCCTGAAGGACGCCATGCCCCCGCACAGCCTCGCGCTGGCGCTGATCGGCACGGGGCTCCTGTGGGTCGGCTGGTTCGGCTTCAACGCGGGCTCGGCGCTGGGCGCTGGCGGGCTCGCCGCGCTGGCCATGCTCAACAGCTTCATCGCGCCTGCCGCAGGCGTGCTGGCGTGGATGGCGGCGGAGCGCGTGCGCTCGGGCAAGGCCAGCCTCCTCGGCGGCGCCTCGGGCGCGGTCGCGGGGCTGGTTGCCATCACGCCGGCGGCAGGCGTCTCGGGCCCGCTCGGCGCGCTGCTGCTGGGCGCCGTCTCGGGCCTCGGCTGCTACGGCTTCGTCGGGGTGGCCAAGCACAAGCTCCGCCTCGACGACAGCCTCGACGTTTTCGGCATCCACGGCCTTGGCGGCATCATCGGCTCGATCGGCCTCGTCGTCGCGGGGCTCCCCGCGCTCGGCGGACAGGGCGATTATGCGCTCTTGCCCCAGCTCGGCGTGCAGGTCGCCAGCGTGGCCATCGCCATCGCCTGGTCGGGCGGGGGCAGCGCGCTCATCCTGTTCGCGCTCCGTGCGGTCATGCCGCTTCGGGTGGACAGCGAAGACGAGCAGTTGGGGCTCGACCTCGCCGAGCATGGCGAGCGCGCCTATAACTGA
- a CDS encoding arginase family protein — protein sequence MSWPNLGDLLVDSAADASVGLVGVPLRIGSVTPGQCDLAPAALRKVLRRIGRYDVDTRRELTARITDHGDVMLESETIEEVTGAMIDAIATSVDAHDLSLVIGGNNAVTRPCVHALGLPLDKVGLVTLDAHFDMRGMEDGLLNGNPVRALLEDGLPGANVAQVGLLPFANSKAMHDDALAAGNRVITLAEAEAVGMEKAIQAALAHVAHCEAILVDCDIDVIDRAQFPAAPGARPGGMQARDFFAAVRRLAAEPRVRIIDLVEWDPPLDATDLSSLVAGRWMAEAIAGFEAR from the coding sequence ATGAGCTGGCCCAATCTTGGCGACCTCCTGGTCGATTCCGCCGCAGATGCATCTGTCGGGCTCGTCGGCGTGCCGCTCCGCATCGGTTCGGTGACGCCGGGACAATGCGACCTCGCCCCCGCCGCGCTGCGCAAGGTATTGCGGCGCATCGGGCGCTATGACGTGGACACGAGGCGCGAGCTGACGGCTCGCATCACCGATCATGGCGACGTGATGCTCGAGAGCGAGACGATCGAGGAGGTCACCGGTGCGATGATCGACGCCATCGCAACCAGCGTGGATGCGCACGACCTCAGCCTCGTCATCGGCGGCAATAATGCGGTGACGCGTCCCTGCGTCCATGCGCTCGGGCTGCCGCTGGATAAGGTCGGGCTCGTCACCCTCGATGCGCATTTCGATATGCGCGGGATGGAGGACGGGCTGTTGAACGGCAATCCGGTGCGCGCGTTGCTCGAGGACGGACTGCCCGGCGCCAATGTGGCGCAGGTCGGGCTCCTCCCCTTCGCCAATTCCAAGGCCATGCACGATGACGCGCTGGCGGCAGGAAATAGGGTCATCACGCTGGCCGAGGCCGAGGCGGTGGGGATGGAAAAGGCGATCCAAGCCGCGCTCGCCCATGTCGCCCATTGCGAGGCGATCCTTGTCGATTGCGACATCGACGTCATCGACCGCGCGCAATTTCCTGCCGCCCCTGGCGCCCGCCCGGGCGGGATGCAGGCGCGCGATTTCTTCGCCGCCGTCCGCCGTCTCGCCGCCGAGCCTAGGGTCCGCATCATCGACCTGGTCGAATGGGACCCGCCGCTCGATGCCACCGACCTGTCGAGCCTCGTCGCGGGGCGATGGATGGCCGAGGCGATCGCGGGTTTCGAGGCGCGCTAG